CCAACTATACTTACAAAAATTAAAGAAAAAACCATAGCTAAAGCTACTTTAAATCTGATAAAGCCAAGTTCCTTAGAAATATCATCACCTTGTATTAATACACGCAAGCGATTTACATCTCCTAAAATTTCTAAAGCATTTTGTGTTTGAGTGTTATTTAGCATTAAGCTATTTAAATTTACATCTGCTATGTAAATAAGTGTGTTGTTATTGTATATTTTTGTATTATTAAAATTAAAAAATATAGTTTGAGCGGGTAAATTAAGATTAGAAAAATAAACCTTTGTTCTATCAAAAATCGCAAATTTAATCTTTGAAATTTGAGCGATTTTTTTAGCACTTTTTTCTATAGGCTCAAAACGAGATTTCTCCATTTGTGAAATTATAAAGCGATGCTCTTGTCTTAGTTTTATAGTATGCTCATTAACCAATTCTTCAATCAACTTTGCATACCATATTCCAAAAAGCACTACAAGCACACTTCCTATGCTTACTAAATACAAAGAAAGAATTTGCCACGCAACACGCTTGGCTTCATACATAACAATACCCTCTTCCTCTTTGATTAACTATACTATCCTTACCTAAGATTTTTCTCAAATTTTTTATATAAGCTCTTAAACTAAGCTCACTTGGTTCTTGATCATATTCCCAAATTTCTTCAAAAATATACGCAGTATCTATAAATTTACCCTTATTTTTTAAAAGCAAGGCTAAAAGCTTTAACTCCTTCAATGGCAACGACAAAGCTTTATCATTATGATATAAAGTTTGAGAAATAAGTGCAAATTTAAAACCATTACCAAGATCTTCATAATCTTCATTTTTATGTGCAAAAGAGCGTTTTAAAATAGCATTAATTCTTATTTTCAACTCTTCTAATTCAAAAGGTTTTTTAATATAATCATCACAACCACTTTCAAAACCTTTTTGCAAATCCATCGTAGTGTTCAATGAAGTCATAAAAATAGCTGGTGTATATTTACCCGACTCTCTTAAATTTTTAAGCACACTAAAACCATCACCTTGTGGAACTTTCACATCTAAAATCCATAAATCAAAATTTTTTTCATATGCTTTATCTTGTGCTTCTTGAGCATTTTCAACCAAAGTAACATCAAAACCTTCTTCTTCTAAAAATTCACTCACTATCTCACCTAAATTTATATCATCTTCTAATAAAAGAATTTTTGTAGACATTTTAATCCTTGAAAATAATAAAATCAATAAATTATATTTTTTTTGTATAAATTTAAAGTGAATTTTTATTAGAATTAAAGACTATTATTTATAAAATATTAATTAAGCTTAAACCACAAAAAGTGAGAATACATGTTACCAGAATGGGAGCAAAAATATAGTATTAATAATGAAAAAATAGATCATCAGCATAAAAGATTGTTTGAATTAGCTGCAAAAGTTGAAGAAATGTCTGATAAGCCTATATATAAAATAGAATTAAAAAAACTTATTGCTGATTTTTTCAACTATATAAAAATACACTTCCATGAAGAAGAAGCATATATGAAAGAACTTAATTATCCTTATCTTAATCAACATAAATTAATGCACCAAAAAATAACAAAATCCATGATTTATCTCATACAAGAGATTAAAACAACCAACGATTTAAAAGAAAAACTATATATAGTTGTAAATTCATGGCTTATTGAGCATATATTACAACATGATATGATGATAGAACACTGGAGAAAAAGTCAAGAAAAAAAAGACGAAAAGGATTTAAGCGTAGAAAAGCAAAAACCAGCTGTATTTTTTTATCATTGC
The genomic region above belongs to Campylobacter peloridis LMG 23910 and contains:
- a CDS encoding response regulator transcription factor, whose translation is MSTKILLLEDDINLGEIVSEFLEEEGFDVTLVENAQEAQDKAYEKNFDLWILDVKVPQGDGFSVLKNLRESGKYTPAIFMTSLNTTMDLQKGFESGCDDYIKKPFELEELKIRINAILKRSFAHKNEDYEDLGNGFKFALISQTLYHNDKALSLPLKELKLLALLLKNKGKFIDTAYIFEEIWEYDQEPSELSLRAYIKNLRKILGKDSIVNQRGRGYCYV
- a CDS encoding bacteriohemerythrin, with protein sequence MLPEWEQKYSINNEKIDHQHKRLFELAAKVEEMSDKPIYKIELKKLIADFFNYIKIHFHEEEAYMKELNYPYLNQHKLMHQKITKSMIYLIQEIKTTNDLKEKLYIVVNSWLIEHILQHDMMIEHWRKSQEKKDEKDLSVEKQKPAVFFYHCNCEKKKHKVPYDIHLKIQYTKVNFKCKECNCNLKYIKE